The Osmerus mordax isolate fOsmMor3 chromosome 6 unlocalized genomic scaffold, fOsmMor3.pri SUPER_6_unloc_5, whole genome shotgun sequence genome contains a region encoding:
- the LOC136938389 gene encoding protein spire homolog 1-like isoform X2 has protein sequence MAKQGDADEGELIDPAVQQDGPYPGLAKMDGRQEGDELSLEEILMLYNQPINEEQAWAVCYQCCRSLAQGHGRRNSTSAAGASVVDYAKRVEGPRDVRIQRDGAVSIQYEGSAGKYSLCTSTEVIESLGIMIYKALDFGLKENEERELSPPLEQLIDMMTNMGEAEREAESEACPDEGYEATEEEEEGEDADGVTLCSTRGYRHILRMCTSHLPSPADAPVHYQAVCRALYAETRELRTFLEKIRSAKENLKKMEGATAAEDPSRDLNELQNDDWAVFWVQVMRDLRHGVKLKKVNERQYNPLAIEFQLTPYEMLMDDIRSKRYKLRKVMVNGDVPPKLKKSAHEVILDFIRSRPPLNPVASRKLKPQAQPPPTLHERILEGIKSERKLRPVSPDEIRRSRLGAYLSRSTPQDLFRTDGFTPEMTRKTSSTMCLANGSLSANSSPRVGSMAGGPPGGSGGLTQRKRLLKAPRLEELVSSDSDDDETVGGRRSASSSSVATSAVDDTSPESVLGRKTPPMFLPISSTPQPERRQAPQRRHSIEKETPTNVRQFLPPSRQSSKSLEEFCFPVECLSLTVEEVMHIRQVLVKAELEKFQQYKDIYNALKKGKLCFCCRTKRFSFFTWSYTCQFCKRPVCSQCCKKMRLPSKPYASLPIYSLGSTNTLPRDRLAAMAAVRASSAEAGRGAGGGAAGGVGVGGALRGASDAGRGGAGRGGVGVGRGGAGVGRGGAGKGGAVPKAEKASSSHHRPSLQKTMSKLAKHGGDKSCDELELPPELTEDWATMEVCVDCKKFISEIISSSKHSLSLATKRARLKRKTQSFYTSSPKGASEYRPSERTINEI, from the exons ATGGCTAAGCAAGGAGATGCGGACGAGGGAGAACTGATAGACCCTGCGGTCCAGCAGGATGGTCCGTATCCCGGGCTGGCAAAGATGGATGGACGACAAGAAGGAGAcgaactgtctctggaggagattTTAATGCTATATAACCAACCGATCAACGAGGAGCAAGCTTGGGCAGTGTGCTATCAGTGCTGCCGATCGTTGGCGCAGGGACATGGAAGGAGAAATTCTACCTCCGCCGCCGGTGCATCTGTGGTGGATTATGCGAAAAGGGTGGAAGGACCACGGGATGTGAGGATTCAGAGAGACGGGGCTGTTTCTATACAGTATGAAGGCAGCGCAG GTAAATACAGCCTCTGCACATCAACAGAG GTGATCGAGTCTCTGGGCATCATGATCTACAAGGCTCTGGACTTCGGGCTGAAGGAGAACGAGGAGCGCGAGCTGAGCCCGCCGCTGGAGCAGCTCATCGACATGATGACCAACATGGGGGAGGCGGAGCGCGAGGCGGAGAGCGAGGCCTGCCCCGACGAGGGCTACGAGGCcaccgaggaagaggaggagggcgaggacgcCGACGGTGTCACCCTCTGCAGCACCCGGGGCTACCGCCACATCCTCAGG ATGTGCACGTCCCACCTCCCCAGCCCGGCCGACGCCCCCGTCCATTACCAGGCCGTGTGCCGAGCGCTCTACGCTGAGACCAGGGAGCTGCGCACCTTCCTGGAGAAGATCAGGAGTGCCAAAGAG aaccTGAAGAAGATGGAAGGGGCGACAGCAGCAGAGGACCCTAGCAGAGACCTGAACGAGCTTCAGAACGATGACTGG gCGGTGTTCTGGGTCCAGGTGATGCGCGACCTGCGACACggcgtcaagctgaagaaggtgaATGAGCGCCAGTACAACCCCCTCGCCATCGAGTTCCAGCTGACGCCGTACGAGATGCTGATGGACGACATCCGCTCCAAACGCTACAAGCTGCGCAAGGTCATG GTGAATGGTGACGTCCCTCCGAAGTTAAAGAAGAGTGCCCATGAGGTCATCCTGGACTTCATTCGCTCCAGGCCTCCTCTCAACCCT gttgcaTCCCGTAAGCTGAAGCCCCAGGcccaaccccctcccaccctgcatGAGAGGATCCTGGAGGGGATCAAGTCTGAGAGGAAACTGAGACCGGTGTCTCCTGACGAGATACGCAGAAGCAGGCTgg GTGCCTATCTCAGCCGCAGTACCCCCCAGGATCTGTTCCGTACAG ATGGCTTCACCCCTGAGATGACCCGGAAGACGTCCAGCACCATGTGTCTGGCCAACGGCTCCCTGTCGGCAAACTCCAGCCCCAGGGTGGGCTCCATGGCTGGCGGGCCACCAGGGGGCTCCGGGGGCTTGACCCAGAGGAAGAGGCTCCTGAAGGCCCCCCGTCTGGAGGAACTAGTCAGCTCCGACTCAGATGAC GACGAGACCGTCGGGGGTCGGAGGTCGGCCAGCAGCTCCAGCGTGGCCACCTCCGCCGTGGACGACACGTCCCCGGAGTCTGTCCTCGGCAGGAAGA ccccccccatGTTCCTGCCCATCTCTTCCACCCCCCAGCCAGAGAGGCGGCAGGCCCCCCAGCGGAGACACTCCATTGAGAAGGAGACCCCCACCAACGTCCGTCAGTTCCTGCCCCCGTCGAGACAGAGCTCCAAGTCTCTG GAGGAGTTCTGTTTCCCGGTAGAGTGTCTATCTCTGACAGTGGAGGAAGTGATGCACATCAGACAGGTGCTGGTGAAGGCAGAGCTGGAGAAGTTCCAGCAGTACAAGGACATTTACAACGCCCTGAAGAAGGGAAAG CTCTGCTTCTGCTGCAGAACCAAACgcttctccttcttcacctGGTCCTACAcctgccagttctgtaaaag gccCGTGTGTTCTCAGTGCTGTAAAAAG atGCGTCTGCCCTCCAAGCCCTACGCCAGCCTCCCTATCTATTCCTTGGGGTCTACCAACACCCTTCCCAGGGACCGGCTGGCTGCCATGGCTGCCGTGAGAGCGTCATCGGCAGAAGCTGgacgaggagcaggaggaggagcagcaggaggagtagGAGTAGGAGGAGCGCTCCGAGGAGCTTCAGacgctgggagagggggagcgggaagaggaggagttggagttggaagaggaggtgctggggtaggaaggggaggagcagggaaaggaggagcagtCCCCAAGGCTGAGAAAGCGTCCAGCAGCCACCATCGTCCCAGCCTTCAGAAGACCATGTCCAA gTTGGCGAAGCACGGAGGGGACAAGTCATGTGACGAGCTGGAGCTGCCCCCGGAGCTGACGGAGGACTGGGCCACCATGGAGGTGTGCGTTGACTGCAAGAAGTTCATCTCCGAAATCATTTCCTCCAGCAAGCATAGCCTATCGCTGGCCACCAAGAGGGCTCGATTAAAACGCAAGACCCAATCGTTCTACACGTCCTCCCCCAAAGGGGCCTCGGAGTACCGCCCCTCTGAAAGGACTATCAATGAGATCTGa
- the LOC136938389 gene encoding protein spire homolog 1-like isoform X4, with product MAKQGDADEGELIDPAVQQDGPYPGLAKMDGRQEGDELSLEEILMLYNQPINEEQAWAVCYQCCRSLAQGHGRRNSTSAAGASVVDYAKRVEGPRDVRIQRDGAVSIQYEGSAGKYSLCTSTEVIESLGIMIYKALDFGLKENEERELSPPLEQLIDMMTNMGEAEREAESEACPDEGYEATEEEEEGEDADGVTLCSTRGYRHILRMCTSHLPSPADAPVHYQAVCRALYAETRELRTFLEKIRSAKENLKKMEGATAAEDPSRDLNELQNDDWAVFWVQVMRDLRHGVKLKKVNERQYNPLAIEFQLTPYEMLMDDIRSKRYKLRKVMVNGDVPPKLKKSAHEVILDFIRSRPPLNPVASRKLKPQAQPPPTLHERILEGIKSERKLRPVSPDEIRRSRLDGFTPEMTRKTSSTMCLANGSLSANSSPRVGSMAGGPPGGSGGLTQRKRLLKAPRLEELVSSDSDDDETVGGRRSASSSSVATSAVDDTSPESVLGRKTPPMFLPISSTPQPERRQAPQRRHSIEKETPTNVRQFLPPSRQSSKSLEEFCFPVECLSLTVEEVMHIRQVLVKAELEKFQQYKDIYNALKKGKLCFCCRTKRFSFFTWSYTCQFCKRPVCSQCCKKMRLPSKPYASLPIYSLGSTNTLPRDRLAAMAAVRASSAEAGRGAGGGAAGGVGVGGALRGASDAGRGGAGRGGVGVGRGGAGVGRGGAGKGGAVPKAEKASSSHHRPSLQKTMSKLAKHGGDKSCDELELPPELTEDWATMEVCVDCKKFISEIISSSKHSLSLATKRARLKRKTQSFYTSSPKGASEYRPSERTINEI from the exons ATGGCTAAGCAAGGAGATGCGGACGAGGGAGAACTGATAGACCCTGCGGTCCAGCAGGATGGTCCGTATCCCGGGCTGGCAAAGATGGATGGACGACAAGAAGGAGAcgaactgtctctggaggagattTTAATGCTATATAACCAACCGATCAACGAGGAGCAAGCTTGGGCAGTGTGCTATCAGTGCTGCCGATCGTTGGCGCAGGGACATGGAAGGAGAAATTCTACCTCCGCCGCCGGTGCATCTGTGGTGGATTATGCGAAAAGGGTGGAAGGACCACGGGATGTGAGGATTCAGAGAGACGGGGCTGTTTCTATACAGTATGAAGGCAGCGCAG GTAAATACAGCCTCTGCACATCAACAGAG GTGATCGAGTCTCTGGGCATCATGATCTACAAGGCTCTGGACTTCGGGCTGAAGGAGAACGAGGAGCGCGAGCTGAGCCCGCCGCTGGAGCAGCTCATCGACATGATGACCAACATGGGGGAGGCGGAGCGCGAGGCGGAGAGCGAGGCCTGCCCCGACGAGGGCTACGAGGCcaccgaggaagaggaggagggcgaggacgcCGACGGTGTCACCCTCTGCAGCACCCGGGGCTACCGCCACATCCTCAGG ATGTGCACGTCCCACCTCCCCAGCCCGGCCGACGCCCCCGTCCATTACCAGGCCGTGTGCCGAGCGCTCTACGCTGAGACCAGGGAGCTGCGCACCTTCCTGGAGAAGATCAGGAGTGCCAAAGAG aaccTGAAGAAGATGGAAGGGGCGACAGCAGCAGAGGACCCTAGCAGAGACCTGAACGAGCTTCAGAACGATGACTGG gCGGTGTTCTGGGTCCAGGTGATGCGCGACCTGCGACACggcgtcaagctgaagaaggtgaATGAGCGCCAGTACAACCCCCTCGCCATCGAGTTCCAGCTGACGCCGTACGAGATGCTGATGGACGACATCCGCTCCAAACGCTACAAGCTGCGCAAGGTCATG GTGAATGGTGACGTCCCTCCGAAGTTAAAGAAGAGTGCCCATGAGGTCATCCTGGACTTCATTCGCTCCAGGCCTCCTCTCAACCCT gttgcaTCCCGTAAGCTGAAGCCCCAGGcccaaccccctcccaccctgcatGAGAGGATCCTGGAGGGGATCAAGTCTGAGAGGAAACTGAGACCGGTGTCTCCTGACGAGATACGCAGAAGCAGGCTgg ATGGCTTCACCCCTGAGATGACCCGGAAGACGTCCAGCACCATGTGTCTGGCCAACGGCTCCCTGTCGGCAAACTCCAGCCCCAGGGTGGGCTCCATGGCTGGCGGGCCACCAGGGGGCTCCGGGGGCTTGACCCAGAGGAAGAGGCTCCTGAAGGCCCCCCGTCTGGAGGAACTAGTCAGCTCCGACTCAGATGAC GACGAGACCGTCGGGGGTCGGAGGTCGGCCAGCAGCTCCAGCGTGGCCACCTCCGCCGTGGACGACACGTCCCCGGAGTCTGTCCTCGGCAGGAAGA ccccccccatGTTCCTGCCCATCTCTTCCACCCCCCAGCCAGAGAGGCGGCAGGCCCCCCAGCGGAGACACTCCATTGAGAAGGAGACCCCCACCAACGTCCGTCAGTTCCTGCCCCCGTCGAGACAGAGCTCCAAGTCTCTG GAGGAGTTCTGTTTCCCGGTAGAGTGTCTATCTCTGACAGTGGAGGAAGTGATGCACATCAGACAGGTGCTGGTGAAGGCAGAGCTGGAGAAGTTCCAGCAGTACAAGGACATTTACAACGCCCTGAAGAAGGGAAAG CTCTGCTTCTGCTGCAGAACCAAACgcttctccttcttcacctGGTCCTACAcctgccagttctgtaaaag gccCGTGTGTTCTCAGTGCTGTAAAAAG atGCGTCTGCCCTCCAAGCCCTACGCCAGCCTCCCTATCTATTCCTTGGGGTCTACCAACACCCTTCCCAGGGACCGGCTGGCTGCCATGGCTGCCGTGAGAGCGTCATCGGCAGAAGCTGgacgaggagcaggaggaggagcagcaggaggagtagGAGTAGGAGGAGCGCTCCGAGGAGCTTCAGacgctgggagagggggagcgggaagaggaggagttggagttggaagaggaggtgctggggtaggaaggggaggagcagggaaaggaggagcagtCCCCAAGGCTGAGAAAGCGTCCAGCAGCCACCATCGTCCCAGCCTTCAGAAGACCATGTCCAA gTTGGCGAAGCACGGAGGGGACAAGTCATGTGACGAGCTGGAGCTGCCCCCGGAGCTGACGGAGGACTGGGCCACCATGGAGGTGTGCGTTGACTGCAAGAAGTTCATCTCCGAAATCATTTCCTCCAGCAAGCATAGCCTATCGCTGGCCACCAAGAGGGCTCGATTAAAACGCAAGACCCAATCGTTCTACACGTCCTCCCCCAAAGGGGCCTCGGAGTACCGCCCCTCTGAAAGGACTATCAATGAGATCTGa
- the LOC136938389 gene encoding protein spire homolog 1-like isoform X3 translates to MAKQGDADEGELIDPAVQQDGPYPGLAKMDGRQEGDELSLEEILMLYNQPINEEQAWAVCYQCCRSLAQGHGRRNSTSAAGASVVDYAKRVEGPRDVRIQRDGAVSIQYEGSAGTQIQRKYSLCTSTEVIESLGIMIYKALDFGLKENEERELSPPLEQLIDMMTNMGEAEREAESEACPDEGYEATEEEEEGEDADGVTLCSTRGYRHILRMCTSHLPSPADAPVHYQAVCRALYAETRELRTFLEKIRSAKENLKKMEGATAAEDPSRDLNELQNDDWAVFWVQVMRDLRHGVKLKKVNERQYNPLAIEFQLTPYEMLMDDIRSKRYKLRKVMVNGDVPPKLKKSAHEVILDFIRSRPPLNPVASRKLKPQAQPPPTLHERILEGIKSERKLRPVSPDEIRRSRLDGFTPEMTRKTSSTMCLANGSLSANSSPRVGSMAGGPPGGSGGLTQRKRLLKAPRLEELVSSDSDDDETVGGRRSASSSSVATSAVDDTSPESVLGRKTPPMFLPISSTPQPERRQAPQRRHSIEKETPTNVRQFLPPSRQSSKSLEEFCFPVECLSLTVEEVMHIRQVLVKAELEKFQQYKDIYNALKKGKLCFCCRTKRFSFFTWSYTCQFCKRPVCSQCCKKMRLPSKPYASLPIYSLGSTNTLPRDRLAAMAAVRASSAEAGRGAGGGAAGGVGVGGALRGASDAGRGGAGRGGVGVGRGGAGVGRGGAGKGGAVPKAEKASSSHHRPSLQKTMSKLAKHGGDKSCDELELPPELTEDWATMEVCVDCKKFISEIISSSKHSLSLATKRARLKRKTQSFYTSSPKGASEYRPSERTINEI, encoded by the exons ATGGCTAAGCAAGGAGATGCGGACGAGGGAGAACTGATAGACCCTGCGGTCCAGCAGGATGGTCCGTATCCCGGGCTGGCAAAGATGGATGGACGACAAGAAGGAGAcgaactgtctctggaggagattTTAATGCTATATAACCAACCGATCAACGAGGAGCAAGCTTGGGCAGTGTGCTATCAGTGCTGCCGATCGTTGGCGCAGGGACATGGAAGGAGAAATTCTACCTCCGCCGCCGGTGCATCTGTGGTGGATTATGCGAAAAGGGTGGAAGGACCACGGGATGTGAGGATTCAGAGAGACGGGGCTGTTTCTATACAGTATGAAGGCAGCGCAGGTACGCAGATACAAC GTAAATACAGCCTCTGCACATCAACAGAG GTGATCGAGTCTCTGGGCATCATGATCTACAAGGCTCTGGACTTCGGGCTGAAGGAGAACGAGGAGCGCGAGCTGAGCCCGCCGCTGGAGCAGCTCATCGACATGATGACCAACATGGGGGAGGCGGAGCGCGAGGCGGAGAGCGAGGCCTGCCCCGACGAGGGCTACGAGGCcaccgaggaagaggaggagggcgaggacgcCGACGGTGTCACCCTCTGCAGCACCCGGGGCTACCGCCACATCCTCAGG ATGTGCACGTCCCACCTCCCCAGCCCGGCCGACGCCCCCGTCCATTACCAGGCCGTGTGCCGAGCGCTCTACGCTGAGACCAGGGAGCTGCGCACCTTCCTGGAGAAGATCAGGAGTGCCAAAGAG aaccTGAAGAAGATGGAAGGGGCGACAGCAGCAGAGGACCCTAGCAGAGACCTGAACGAGCTTCAGAACGATGACTGG gCGGTGTTCTGGGTCCAGGTGATGCGCGACCTGCGACACggcgtcaagctgaagaaggtgaATGAGCGCCAGTACAACCCCCTCGCCATCGAGTTCCAGCTGACGCCGTACGAGATGCTGATGGACGACATCCGCTCCAAACGCTACAAGCTGCGCAAGGTCATG GTGAATGGTGACGTCCCTCCGAAGTTAAAGAAGAGTGCCCATGAGGTCATCCTGGACTTCATTCGCTCCAGGCCTCCTCTCAACCCT gttgcaTCCCGTAAGCTGAAGCCCCAGGcccaaccccctcccaccctgcatGAGAGGATCCTGGAGGGGATCAAGTCTGAGAGGAAACTGAGACCGGTGTCTCCTGACGAGATACGCAGAAGCAGGCTgg ATGGCTTCACCCCTGAGATGACCCGGAAGACGTCCAGCACCATGTGTCTGGCCAACGGCTCCCTGTCGGCAAACTCCAGCCCCAGGGTGGGCTCCATGGCTGGCGGGCCACCAGGGGGCTCCGGGGGCTTGACCCAGAGGAAGAGGCTCCTGAAGGCCCCCCGTCTGGAGGAACTAGTCAGCTCCGACTCAGATGAC GACGAGACCGTCGGGGGTCGGAGGTCGGCCAGCAGCTCCAGCGTGGCCACCTCCGCCGTGGACGACACGTCCCCGGAGTCTGTCCTCGGCAGGAAGA ccccccccatGTTCCTGCCCATCTCTTCCACCCCCCAGCCAGAGAGGCGGCAGGCCCCCCAGCGGAGACACTCCATTGAGAAGGAGACCCCCACCAACGTCCGTCAGTTCCTGCCCCCGTCGAGACAGAGCTCCAAGTCTCTG GAGGAGTTCTGTTTCCCGGTAGAGTGTCTATCTCTGACAGTGGAGGAAGTGATGCACATCAGACAGGTGCTGGTGAAGGCAGAGCTGGAGAAGTTCCAGCAGTACAAGGACATTTACAACGCCCTGAAGAAGGGAAAG CTCTGCTTCTGCTGCAGAACCAAACgcttctccttcttcacctGGTCCTACAcctgccagttctgtaaaag gccCGTGTGTTCTCAGTGCTGTAAAAAG atGCGTCTGCCCTCCAAGCCCTACGCCAGCCTCCCTATCTATTCCTTGGGGTCTACCAACACCCTTCCCAGGGACCGGCTGGCTGCCATGGCTGCCGTGAGAGCGTCATCGGCAGAAGCTGgacgaggagcaggaggaggagcagcaggaggagtagGAGTAGGAGGAGCGCTCCGAGGAGCTTCAGacgctgggagagggggagcgggaagaggaggagttggagttggaagaggaggtgctggggtaggaaggggaggagcagggaaaggaggagcagtCCCCAAGGCTGAGAAAGCGTCCAGCAGCCACCATCGTCCCAGCCTTCAGAAGACCATGTCCAA gTTGGCGAAGCACGGAGGGGACAAGTCATGTGACGAGCTGGAGCTGCCCCCGGAGCTGACGGAGGACTGGGCCACCATGGAGGTGTGCGTTGACTGCAAGAAGTTCATCTCCGAAATCATTTCCTCCAGCAAGCATAGCCTATCGCTGGCCACCAAGAGGGCTCGATTAAAACGCAAGACCCAATCGTTCTACACGTCCTCCCCCAAAGGGGCCTCGGAGTACCGCCCCTCTGAAAGGACTATCAATGAGATCTGa
- the LOC136938389 gene encoding protein spire homolog 1-like isoform X1, with protein sequence MAKQGDADEGELIDPAVQQDGPYPGLAKMDGRQEGDELSLEEILMLYNQPINEEQAWAVCYQCCRSLAQGHGRRNSTSAAGASVVDYAKRVEGPRDVRIQRDGAVSIQYEGSAGTQIQRKYSLCTSTEVIESLGIMIYKALDFGLKENEERELSPPLEQLIDMMTNMGEAEREAESEACPDEGYEATEEEEEGEDADGVTLCSTRGYRHILRMCTSHLPSPADAPVHYQAVCRALYAETRELRTFLEKIRSAKENLKKMEGATAAEDPSRDLNELQNDDWAVFWVQVMRDLRHGVKLKKVNERQYNPLAIEFQLTPYEMLMDDIRSKRYKLRKVMVNGDVPPKLKKSAHEVILDFIRSRPPLNPVASRKLKPQAQPPPTLHERILEGIKSERKLRPVSPDEIRRSRLGAYLSRSTPQDLFRTDGFTPEMTRKTSSTMCLANGSLSANSSPRVGSMAGGPPGGSGGLTQRKRLLKAPRLEELVSSDSDDDETVGGRRSASSSSVATSAVDDTSPESVLGRKTPPMFLPISSTPQPERRQAPQRRHSIEKETPTNVRQFLPPSRQSSKSLEEFCFPVECLSLTVEEVMHIRQVLVKAELEKFQQYKDIYNALKKGKLCFCCRTKRFSFFTWSYTCQFCKRPVCSQCCKKMRLPSKPYASLPIYSLGSTNTLPRDRLAAMAAVRASSAEAGRGAGGGAAGGVGVGGALRGASDAGRGGAGRGGVGVGRGGAGVGRGGAGKGGAVPKAEKASSSHHRPSLQKTMSKLAKHGGDKSCDELELPPELTEDWATMEVCVDCKKFISEIISSSKHSLSLATKRARLKRKTQSFYTSSPKGASEYRPSERTINEI encoded by the exons ATGGCTAAGCAAGGAGATGCGGACGAGGGAGAACTGATAGACCCTGCGGTCCAGCAGGATGGTCCGTATCCCGGGCTGGCAAAGATGGATGGACGACAAGAAGGAGAcgaactgtctctggaggagattTTAATGCTATATAACCAACCGATCAACGAGGAGCAAGCTTGGGCAGTGTGCTATCAGTGCTGCCGATCGTTGGCGCAGGGACATGGAAGGAGAAATTCTACCTCCGCCGCCGGTGCATCTGTGGTGGATTATGCGAAAAGGGTGGAAGGACCACGGGATGTGAGGATTCAGAGAGACGGGGCTGTTTCTATACAGTATGAAGGCAGCGCAGGTACGCAGATACAAC GTAAATACAGCCTCTGCACATCAACAGAG GTGATCGAGTCTCTGGGCATCATGATCTACAAGGCTCTGGACTTCGGGCTGAAGGAGAACGAGGAGCGCGAGCTGAGCCCGCCGCTGGAGCAGCTCATCGACATGATGACCAACATGGGGGAGGCGGAGCGCGAGGCGGAGAGCGAGGCCTGCCCCGACGAGGGCTACGAGGCcaccgaggaagaggaggagggcgaggacgcCGACGGTGTCACCCTCTGCAGCACCCGGGGCTACCGCCACATCCTCAGG ATGTGCACGTCCCACCTCCCCAGCCCGGCCGACGCCCCCGTCCATTACCAGGCCGTGTGCCGAGCGCTCTACGCTGAGACCAGGGAGCTGCGCACCTTCCTGGAGAAGATCAGGAGTGCCAAAGAG aaccTGAAGAAGATGGAAGGGGCGACAGCAGCAGAGGACCCTAGCAGAGACCTGAACGAGCTTCAGAACGATGACTGG gCGGTGTTCTGGGTCCAGGTGATGCGCGACCTGCGACACggcgtcaagctgaagaaggtgaATGAGCGCCAGTACAACCCCCTCGCCATCGAGTTCCAGCTGACGCCGTACGAGATGCTGATGGACGACATCCGCTCCAAACGCTACAAGCTGCGCAAGGTCATG GTGAATGGTGACGTCCCTCCGAAGTTAAAGAAGAGTGCCCATGAGGTCATCCTGGACTTCATTCGCTCCAGGCCTCCTCTCAACCCT gttgcaTCCCGTAAGCTGAAGCCCCAGGcccaaccccctcccaccctgcatGAGAGGATCCTGGAGGGGATCAAGTCTGAGAGGAAACTGAGACCGGTGTCTCCTGACGAGATACGCAGAAGCAGGCTgg GTGCCTATCTCAGCCGCAGTACCCCCCAGGATCTGTTCCGTACAG ATGGCTTCACCCCTGAGATGACCCGGAAGACGTCCAGCACCATGTGTCTGGCCAACGGCTCCCTGTCGGCAAACTCCAGCCCCAGGGTGGGCTCCATGGCTGGCGGGCCACCAGGGGGCTCCGGGGGCTTGACCCAGAGGAAGAGGCTCCTGAAGGCCCCCCGTCTGGAGGAACTAGTCAGCTCCGACTCAGATGAC GACGAGACCGTCGGGGGTCGGAGGTCGGCCAGCAGCTCCAGCGTGGCCACCTCCGCCGTGGACGACACGTCCCCGGAGTCTGTCCTCGGCAGGAAGA ccccccccatGTTCCTGCCCATCTCTTCCACCCCCCAGCCAGAGAGGCGGCAGGCCCCCCAGCGGAGACACTCCATTGAGAAGGAGACCCCCACCAACGTCCGTCAGTTCCTGCCCCCGTCGAGACAGAGCTCCAAGTCTCTG GAGGAGTTCTGTTTCCCGGTAGAGTGTCTATCTCTGACAGTGGAGGAAGTGATGCACATCAGACAGGTGCTGGTGAAGGCAGAGCTGGAGAAGTTCCAGCAGTACAAGGACATTTACAACGCCCTGAAGAAGGGAAAG CTCTGCTTCTGCTGCAGAACCAAACgcttctccttcttcacctGGTCCTACAcctgccagttctgtaaaag gccCGTGTGTTCTCAGTGCTGTAAAAAG atGCGTCTGCCCTCCAAGCCCTACGCCAGCCTCCCTATCTATTCCTTGGGGTCTACCAACACCCTTCCCAGGGACCGGCTGGCTGCCATGGCTGCCGTGAGAGCGTCATCGGCAGAAGCTGgacgaggagcaggaggaggagcagcaggaggagtagGAGTAGGAGGAGCGCTCCGAGGAGCTTCAGacgctgggagagggggagcgggaagaggaggagttggagttggaagaggaggtgctggggtaggaaggggaggagcagggaaaggaggagcagtCCCCAAGGCTGAGAAAGCGTCCAGCAGCCACCATCGTCCCAGCCTTCAGAAGACCATGTCCAA gTTGGCGAAGCACGGAGGGGACAAGTCATGTGACGAGCTGGAGCTGCCCCCGGAGCTGACGGAGGACTGGGCCACCATGGAGGTGTGCGTTGACTGCAAGAAGTTCATCTCCGAAATCATTTCCTCCAGCAAGCATAGCCTATCGCTGGCCACCAAGAGGGCTCGATTAAAACGCAAGACCCAATCGTTCTACACGTCCTCCCCCAAAGGGGCCTCGGAGTACCGCCCCTCTGAAAGGACTATCAATGAGATCTGa